Proteins from a single region of Macaca fascicularis isolate 582-1 chromosome 5, T2T-MFA8v1.1:
- the RASSF6 gene encoding ras association domain-containing protein 6 isoform X2 produces the protein MTMMAHQYPSWIFINERTFITREQLNSLLKTYNIFYENQKNLQILYGETEDGKLIVEGMLDIFWGVKRPIQLKIQDEKPFSSFTSMKSSDVFSSKGMTRWGEFDDLYRISELDRTQIPMSETRNSQQDYLSYHSNTLKSHAEDEPDSPMLYRTMSEAALVRKRMKPLMMDRKERQKNRASINGHFYNHETSIFIPAFGSETKVRVNSNMRTEEVIKQLLQKFKIENSPQDFALHVIFATGEQRRLKKTDIPLLQRLLQGPSEKNARIFLMDKDAEEISSDVAQYINFHFSFLESILQRLNEEEKTEIQRIVTKFNKEKAIILKCLQNKLVIKTETTV, from the exons ggaacAACTTAATTCTTTATTGAAGACCTATAACATTTTTTATGAGAACCAGAAAAATTTGCAGATTTTATATGGAGAG ACAGAAGATGGCAAACTAATTGTTGAAGGAATGCTGGACATTTTCTGGGGAGTAAAACGGCCTATACAgctaaaaatacaagatgagAAGCCATTCTCTTCTTTTACTAGTATGAAGTCATCAGATGTATTCTCCAGCAAAGG AATGACACGCTGGGGGGAATTTGATGATCTCTATCGTATTAGTGAGCTGGACAGGACCCAGATTCCAATGTCTGAAACAAGGAATTCCCAGCAAG ACTATTTATCTTATCACAGCAACACCTTGAAGTCACATGCAGAGGATGAACCAGACTCCCCAATGCTCTATAGAACCATGAGTGAAGCAGCCCTGGTGAGAAAAAGGATGAAGCCTCTGATGATggacagaaaagaaagacagaaaaatagagcCTCTATTAATGGACACTTCTATAACCATGAA ACATCAATTTTCATTCCAGCCTTTGGATCAGAAACTAAGGTCAGAGTAAACAGTAACATGAGAACTGAAGAAGTAATAAAGCAACTTCTCCAAAAATTTAAG ATTGAAAATAGTCCCCAGGATTTTGCTCTTCACGTTATTTTTGCGACAGGAG AACAGAGACGACTAAAGAAGACAGACATTCCACTACTGCAGAGGCTCCTGCAGGGACCTTCTGAAAAGAATGCTCGCATTTTCCTCATGGATAAAGATGCAGAAGAAATTAGCAGTGAT gTGGCTCAGTACATTAacttccacttttctttcttggAATCCATTCTTCAAAGAttaaatgaagaagagaaaacagagattCAAAGAATAGTAACAAA ATTCAATAAAGAAAAGGCTATTATACTGAAATGTCTTCAAAATAAACTAGTAATAAAAACAGAGACAACAGTTTAG
- the LOC135970930 gene encoding MARCKS-related protein has protein sequence MGSQSSKAPRGDVTAEEAAGASPAKANGQENGHVKSNGDLSPKGEGESPPVNGTDEAAGATGDAIEPAPPSQGAEAKGEVPPKETPKKKKKFSFKKPFKLSGLSFKRNRKEGGGDSSASSPTEEEQEQGEIGACSDEGTAQEGKAAATPESQEPQAKGAEASAASEEEAGPQATEPSTPSGPESGPTPASAEQNE, from the coding sequence ATGGGCAGCCAGAGCTCCAAGGCTCCCCGGGGCGACGTGACCGCCGAGGAGGCAGCAGGCGCTTCCCCCGCGAAGGCCAACGGCCAGGAGAATGGCCACGTGAAAAGCAATGGAGACTTATCCCCCAAGGGTGAAGGGGAGTCGCCCCCCGTGAACGGAACAGATGAGGCAGCCGGGGCCACTGGCGATGCCATCGAGCCAGCACCCCCTAGCCAGGGTGCTGAGGCCAAGGGGGAGGTCCCCCCCAAGGAGACCcccaagaagaagaagaaattctctttcaagaagcctttcaaatTGAGCGGCCTGTCCTTCAAGAGAAATCGGAAGGAGGGTGggggtgattcttctgcctcctcaCCCACAGAGGAAGAGCAGGAGCAGGGGGAGATCGGTGCCTGCAGCGACGAGGGCACTGCACAGGAAGGGAAGGCCGCAGCCACCCCTGAGAGCCAGGAACCCCAGGCCAAGGGGGCAGAGGCTAGTGCGGCCTCAGAAGAAGAGGCAGGGCCCCAGGCTACAGAGCCATCCACTCCGTCGGGGCCGGAGAGTGGCCCTACACCAGCCAGCGCTGAGCAGAATGAGTAG